A window of the Comamonas sp. Y33R10-2 genome harbors these coding sequences:
- a CDS encoding leucyl aminopeptidase has translation MNFELKALTAAAAAREKCDLLLVLVSAQAALGSDALGAMAAHAIKQGDFALSCGKQLALYQVPAIAARRVVLLGVGAGTAKEVRNALAGCAVALKSEGVAKAVVSLAFEASAQVAAAAVQALADATYLYTHTKSKAKPITLTKVVLGVTSKNAALSAAFETAVAQQEGVAVAREWANRPANYSTPTMLANAAKSIAKAARMTCKIHGPAEVAKLGMGAFMAVAQGSREPLRLIELHYNGAAKTDAPIVLVGKGITFDTGGISIKPAAEMDEMKYDMGGAASVLGVFQSLAKLQPAINVVGLIPACENMPDGAAVKPGDVVTSMSGQTIEILNTDAEGRLVLCDALHYAARFKPTALVDMATLTGACVIALGGLRSGLFSTNDELAASLQSAGDAALDPCWRMPLDDEYADGLKSNFADMGNVAGRAGGAVTAAKFLQKFVGDIPWAHLDIAGTAWKSGAAKGATGRPVGLLLQYLLAQAKSPAKAVKVVKVVKSVKTTTAARSAARKSPVKPAASRRTTAKASA, from the coding sequence ATGAACTTTGAACTGAAGGCTCTGACCGCAGCAGCCGCGGCACGCGAAAAATGTGATCTGCTGCTGGTGCTGGTTTCCGCGCAGGCTGCCTTGGGTAGCGATGCATTGGGCGCCATGGCAGCTCATGCAATCAAACAGGGTGATTTTGCCCTGTCTTGCGGCAAACAATTGGCTTTGTACCAAGTGCCCGCAATTGCTGCTCGCCGAGTCGTGCTGCTGGGCGTGGGCGCAGGCACGGCAAAAGAAGTGCGCAACGCTTTGGCTGGCTGCGCTGTAGCGCTCAAGTCCGAGGGTGTTGCCAAGGCGGTGGTCAGTCTAGCTTTTGAGGCCAGCGCGCAAGTCGCAGCTGCTGCCGTGCAGGCCTTGGCTGATGCGACTTACCTGTATACCCATACCAAATCGAAAGCCAAGCCGATTACTCTGACCAAAGTAGTGCTGGGTGTTACTTCGAAAAACGCTGCTTTGAGCGCCGCTTTTGAGACCGCCGTGGCGCAGCAAGAAGGTGTGGCTGTGGCGCGTGAATGGGCTAACCGCCCCGCTAACTATTCCACCCCCACGATGCTGGCCAATGCCGCCAAGAGCATTGCCAAGGCAGCGCGCATGACGTGCAAGATTCATGGCCCGGCCGAAGTGGCAAAGTTGGGTATGGGTGCTTTCATGGCCGTAGCTCAAGGCTCGCGTGAGCCGCTGCGCTTGATTGAGCTGCACTACAACGGCGCGGCTAAGACCGATGCGCCGATTGTGCTGGTGGGCAAGGGCATTACTTTTGATACCGGCGGTATCTCGATTAAGCCTGCCGCTGAGATGGATGAGATGAAGTACGACATGGGCGGCGCAGCCAGCGTGCTTGGTGTGTTCCAGTCTTTGGCTAAGCTGCAGCCTGCCATCAATGTGGTGGGTTTGATCCCCGCTTGCGAAAACATGCCCGATGGCGCTGCCGTCAAGCCCGGTGATGTGGTTACCAGCATGAGTGGCCAGACCATTGAAATTTTGAACACGGACGCTGAAGGCCGTTTGGTGTTGTGCGATGCACTGCATTACGCTGCACGTTTTAAGCCCACCGCCCTCGTTGATATGGCCACGCTCACCGGTGCTTGCGTGATCGCTTTGGGCGGCCTGCGCAGTGGTCTGTTCTCTACCAATGACGAGCTGGCTGCCTCGCTGCAAAGCGCGGGTGATGCGGCGCTGGACCCTTGCTGGCGCATGCCGCTGGACGACGAGTACGCGGACGGTCTCAAGAGCAATTTTGCCGACATGGGCAATGTGGCCGGTCGTGCTGGCGGTGCGGTGACAGCCGCTAAATTCTTGCAAAAGTTTGTCGGCGACATTCCTTGGGCACACTTGGATATCGCGGGTACCGCTTGGAAGAGCGGCGCGGCCAAGGGCGCGACCGGTCGTCCCGTGGGCTTGCTGCTGCAATACTTGCTGGCTCAGGCGAAGTCTCCTGCAAAGGCAGTCAAAGTGGTCAAGGTAGTTAAGTCTGTCAAGACCACCACGGCAGCTCGTTCAGCAGCCCGAAAGAGCCCAGTCAAACCAGCGGCTTCGCGTCGCACTACAGCCAAGGCATCGGCTTAA
- the lptF gene encoding LPS export ABC transporter permease LptF — MLFDSSIRKELARSFGATAVVLITVVMTMMLIRTLGQAYKGSVSPSDVMLVMGFTVLGQLPTILGLSLFVAIVGSLSRMYRDSEMVIWFAAGQGLASLLRPLLRFAWPVILITAVLALGVLPWSYQQIEQIKTQFQQRSDLDRIAPGEFQESAGGTRVFFVDKDSPSDMAASNVFVVSRDPGKESVTSAKGAHIATINGQRMVVLENGQRMETRTDDGTTRITDFKEYGVKVDNDSPVAMQEMAARSMPTKELIGRDEPIARSVLAWRLGLPFAALNFVILGLAISSVNPRAGNSSSLMIALFAFIVYYNLMTLGESWVSANKIGMWGILGLLHGSILVCSVLVLLARHLRWSPRDLLRRSHASQESAR; from the coding sequence ATGTTATTCGATTCATCCATACGCAAAGAGCTAGCGCGCAGCTTTGGTGCTACAGCTGTGGTTCTCATCACTGTGGTGATGACCATGATGCTGATTCGCACCCTGGGCCAAGCTTATAAGGGCAGTGTCAGCCCTTCCGACGTGATGCTGGTCATGGGCTTCACCGTGCTCGGGCAACTGCCCACTATTTTGGGCCTGAGCCTATTTGTCGCCATTGTGGGGTCCCTGTCGCGCATGTACCGCGACAGTGAGATGGTCATCTGGTTCGCCGCTGGTCAAGGCCTCGCCAGCCTGCTGCGCCCCTTGCTGCGTTTTGCCTGGCCCGTGATTTTGATCACCGCCGTGTTGGCGCTTGGCGTTTTGCCTTGGTCTTATCAGCAAATTGAGCAAATCAAAACCCAGTTTCAGCAGCGCAGCGATTTGGACCGTATCGCTCCCGGCGAGTTTCAAGAATCCGCTGGCGGCACACGCGTGTTCTTTGTAGACAAAGACTCCCCATCCGATATGGCGGCCAGCAACGTCTTTGTGGTCTCACGCGACCCCGGCAAAGAATCTGTCACATCTGCCAAGGGTGCGCACATTGCCACCATCAATGGCCAGCGTATGGTGGTTTTGGAAAATGGACAGCGCATGGAAACGCGCACCGATGACGGCACGACTCGCATCACCGACTTCAAGGAATACGGCGTTAAGGTCGATAACGACAGTCCCGTAGCCATGCAAGAGATGGCGGCGCGCAGCATGCCTACCAAAGAACTCATTGGTCGAGATGAACCCATTGCCCGCTCCGTGCTGGCATGGCGGTTGGGCCTGCCCTTTGCCGCACTGAACTTTGTCATTTTGGGTCTCGCCATCTCTAGCGTGAACCCTCGCGCAGGCAACAGCTCCAGCTTGATGATCGCCCTGTTTGCCTTCATCGTTTACTACAACCTTATGACACTAGGCGAGAGCTGGGTCAGCGCCAACAAAATTGGCATGTGGGGCATTTTGGGACTGCTGCACGGCAGTATTTTGGTCTGCAGTGTTCTTGTCTTACTGGCACGCCACTTACGTTGGTCACCCCGCGATCTGCTGCGCCGCAGCCATGCCAGCCAGGAGTCGGCACGATGA
- the lptG gene encoding LPS export ABC transporter permease LptG, giving the protein MKVLRNLIYREVIQAVLYVTLAFLALFFFFDLVDEMRWVGSGGYTTTLALLFVALAIPGHLYELMPIAVLIGAIFVMAKFAQSSEFTIMRTSGMGPWLALRTLLVLGMGFVVLTVAVGDYIAPAAESVSQKLRVIGKGQISRGATGAWLKEKQGQNSVAINVGAIQKPGEFVNVRIFEFDANGRIAAQFNAKSAQVDEENDQWKLQDVQSTQVTQNGDITKMDRSSKDSMNWPTKVTASMVSGALLKPDRMTTIALFQFVQHLQDNGQAAQKYEIEFWRKVFYPLSCLVMVVLALPFAYLHFRSGGITAYVFGGVMAGISFFLLNNVFGYIGTLQSWWPWLAAAAPGMLYTALSLSAFGWLVLRR; this is encoded by the coding sequence ATGAAAGTTCTTCGCAATCTGATTTACCGCGAAGTCATTCAAGCGGTGCTCTACGTTACGCTCGCATTCCTTGCGCTGTTCTTCTTCTTTGACTTGGTCGATGAGATGCGCTGGGTCGGCAGTGGCGGCTACACCACCACGCTCGCCCTACTGTTTGTGGCCTTGGCCATTCCCGGCCACCTCTATGAGCTCATGCCCATTGCTGTGCTGATTGGCGCTATTTTTGTGATGGCGAAGTTTGCGCAAAGCTCTGAGTTCACCATCATGCGCACCAGTGGCATGGGCCCTTGGCTTGCGCTGCGCACGCTGCTGGTTCTTGGCATGGGCTTTGTAGTGCTTACCGTCGCTGTGGGTGACTACATCGCACCTGCGGCTGAAAGTGTGAGCCAAAAGCTGCGCGTCATCGGCAAAGGCCAAATTTCTCGCGGCGCAACCGGTGCTTGGCTCAAAGAAAAACAGGGTCAGAACTCGGTTGCGATTAATGTCGGCGCGATTCAAAAGCCGGGCGAATTTGTGAACGTGCGCATCTTTGAGTTTGATGCCAATGGCCGCATCGCAGCGCAATTTAATGCCAAGTCTGCGCAAGTGGATGAGGAAAACGATCAATGGAAGCTGCAAGACGTGCAGTCCACCCAAGTCACGCAAAACGGTGACATTACCAAGATGGACCGCAGCAGTAAAGACAGCATGAACTGGCCCACCAAGGTCACGGCATCCATGGTTTCTGGCGCCCTGCTCAAGCCTGATCGCATGACGACGATTGCGCTGTTCCAGTTCGTTCAACACTTGCAAGACAACGGCCAAGCCGCGCAAAAGTACGAAATTGAGTTCTGGCGCAAGGTCTTTTACCCGCTTAGCTGCTTGGTGATGGTGGTGCTCGCCCTGCCCTTTGCCTATCTGCACTTCCGCTCTGGGGGCATCACCGCCTATGTGTTTGGCGGCGTGATGGCAGGTATCAGCTTCTTCTTGCTCAACAACGTTTTTGGCTACATTGGCACGTTGCAATCGTGGTGGCCTTGGCTGGCTGCTGCAGCGCCGGGCATGCTTTACACAGCCCTTTCGCTTTCTGCCTTTGGCTGGTTGGTCCTCAGACGTTAA